The following DNA comes from Augochlora pura isolate Apur16 chromosome 6, APUR_v2.2.1, whole genome shotgun sequence.
TGGTaacatattgaatatttataattttctaggaCCAAGTAAATGCAGGcttcgaaaaatttgttgtacGTAAACAGCCTTGAACGAGGCACCGAGTATGATGTACAATGCATAAGTTGATCCAGTTTCTTTAATATACAGGTAATCAGATCCATTCGAATTCGCTACTAACCTCGCCAAGCACGAAAggcttctttcttcttcttgatCTACAGcattttatcttaatttagtatcaaaaataaatacaaaaacttTCGTAAATGAAAAGTGACACAATCGTTTCAAATAGTTCTGCCTCTCttcaatgtttcaaatatgttCAAGAAGTAATTTGGTTGCATTTCCATTGATAAGCCTTTCAGAACAGAGTCGGTACAGTATGTCTCTTGTTACCAGGCATGAAAACCTATACAATTAGGTATACCAATCAGTATGAATTAGTAACTTTTTGTCAAAGAAATCGTTTTAATCTATTGGACGCAGCAGGAGTTCTTTTGTCCATTTTTGAGCTTCAGCCGTGATTTGGgacgatatttttcaagataGGCCAGCTGCTTTGCGTTGATGGCACCTCGTCTTTTCCTAAACAAATTACACACGAATCATTATGTTTCGCTTACATTGTCTGCCGGTAGGATACTTGTAAACAATAAATCTTCACTCACTCTCTGATTAATGCAACTGCATCTTCATACTTCAGTCCCAGTTCAATAAGAGCAAGTGCTACTAACACTGGTGCTCTGCCAAGTCCCGCGACGCAGTGTACTGCTACACATGCGTCAGGAGACTCGCGGAACCGATTTTTCAGCAATTCGAACCATTCATCGACGAcctgaaattgaaatttatttgtagaCACATGGGGACCGACATATATGAAACACACTGGTTTTAGAAAGTTGCAATGGCTATATTTACTTCGTTCGGTGGAAATGTGCCATCATCGAAAACCAAGTCTATGACATTGATCCCTTCTCCTTTAAGTTCCTCGATCTTGTATGTTGGTTCGCAGACCCTCACTACTTCTTTCACATTGTGCTTCTTCAGTTCCTATGGAAGTAGCACAGACTTGTTAGCACTGATATATACGATTCCCTtgatgtttcttttattttatttttttttatcaagaGACAAATAAAGGTATATGTACTTGAATAAAAGTATGAATGGTCTGATCATTGGGCCGATCAGTGATGAGGAACTTCATGTTTTTGTATTCGATTTCGGCGGGCGCCGGCCTGATGTCCTTCACCCTCATGTTGCTCATTTCCTCTTGGACAACAACTGGTGTACTCCTACTCCCTTTGTTTTGTATTGTTCTAActcctttttttaatgattttgtaCGACACTGTTTcctttttgttattttgtaatGTGCCACACTATACGAAGCAACAAAGATCGGATTTGACAACTTAGCCCATAGATGTCAGTCTTATCGAGTTGTTTCTCATTTAACTAATTGAatactttgttatttttttacagaGGACAGAACAGTGGGTTCACATGTAGACCTCGAAAAGGGTTGTTGGGGTGCGAATTTCGCTGAAAAAGTGAGGGCTACGTTACATTAGGCGTTGTTGATATGCGATTGATTCCCACTTGGGATCCTTGACTATGATTCGGAAGATTATCTGGAACAAAATTGCATTCTATATATAATCTCTTTGTCGATTGGATCCAGAGGTGGTGACATGAAAGTTGTATTATAGACACTCACCTATTTGGCACTGGGTGCGCCTGGATCAGGTGCGCTCAGTAACTACGATGCttgcatttaataatgtaaaattaataattgattctatttaatttctctatgCCTTGCGTGATGACTAGCTGATGATTTTCGGACTTTGAGGCAATGATCCTAATAATATCCCAATTTCTTGTTGTttcttcttgttttttttttgttgccTGATTAAAGATAATTCCTCCTTGCTTCCCCTTTAACAATACCTAGCAGGTTCTAGGATGGTTGGGCGCGTCTCTCTATTTGTGTTGAGCCTGGCAGTATTCTGCGCTATCCAGCTGAAACTCCATGTATGTGAGGATGCACTCACCAGGAAACTGTAACAGAAACAAATGTACGGTTAAAGCTAATTGCAGAAACGTCTGGCCCGTTTCTGTCGAGCACGCGTTTCCCGCATTCTAATCGTTCATTAGCTAATTTGCAATTCTACGC
Coding sequences within:
- the LOC144470758 gene encoding PRL-1 phosphatase-like, whose protein sequence is MSNMRVKDIRPAPAEIEYKNMKFLITDRPNDQTIHTFIQELKKHNVKEVVRVCEPTYKIEELKGEGINVIDLVFDDGTFPPNEVVDEWFELLKNRFRESPDACVAVHCVAGLGRAPVLVALALIELGLKYEDAVALIREKRRGAINAKQLAYLEKYRPKSRLKLKNGQKNSCCVQ